The candidate division KSB1 bacterium genomic sequence ACGCCGTGAGCGTAAGGCTCCGGCTTTTGAAATACCGAATTCGTCGCGTCGATGATGATTTTATTTTTTATCTCGCCAAGTGACTTGGCGACATCGTTGATGGCGGCAACCGGAACAGAGGACAAAATAACGTCGGCGTCCTTTGCCGACTCGCTCACCGATTTGGCGCCGATGTTTTTGTTCGCCGCGACCAATGCTTTGATCTCAACATCTTCGAGCTTCCTCACACCTAAAATGACCTCGTGCCCGGCTCTGGCCCAACCAGAAGCGAGCGCCCTGCCGACGTTACCGGCGCCGATAATGGCAATTTTCATGATAGACTCCTGATAAAAATGGTTTGTCGTAACGCCTTTTGACGCCGGATGTCACAACAAAATTTGCGCCTGAAGGCGGCAACGACGAAAGGTTTTTTACACACCCAAAGCTTCAATAACTAATTTTGCAGCGGCAGCGCCGGAGTATTGCTGTTGCCCGGTGATCAGCCTGCCGTCGCGCACCGCAAACGGCTTGAACATGCCGCCGGTGATGAAGTTGGTATTGGGAAGCTTCTTCGCTTCATCTTCAATCCAGAATGGTTGAATGCGTTTGCCCACGAAGCTGTCGGCAAATTGCTCTTCGGAATTGGCAAAGCCCGTCCAGGTTTTGCCGTCAACGAGTAATTTCCCGTCGCTCAGCTTGGCCTTGAGCAAAACGCAAGTCGCGTGGCAAACCACAGCAACGACTTTGCCGGCTTCATAGAAATCCGCAACGAATTGGTGCAGCTTCGCATCGTCGATGAACGTGTACATCGGTGATTGCCCACCGGCGAGAAAGAGGGCGTCGTAGTCGGCAATCTTCACCTGCGCCAGGCTTTTGGTGTTTTCGAGCAGCGCTGCATGTTTGGGACTGCTCAGAAATCCCCAACTGACTAGATCATGCGCCGCATAGCCGCTCTCATGGCGCGGGTCGCTAAAACCGTCGAGTTCCAGCTTGCCGCCTTTGGGACTGACAATTTCGACTTGATAACCGTGCTCGGTGAATTCGAAGTAGGGATGGGTCAGCTCCGCGGCCCAAAAGCCAATCGGCCAGCCGGTTTGTTTCGAAATCGAAGGATTGGCGGCGACCATCAAGACTTTTTTCGGCTTGTTGGAATCAACGACATTGATATTTGCGCTCATCATCACACCTATTAAGTTTTAAGATTGAGGCCATAAAAGTTTCTTGTTGCAAATTTAAGGACAAATGGCTATTCTGTCAAGTATGCACTTTTAAGTAGGATACTCACTTTAGAGTAAGTAAACCGTTGAGAGCAACATGCCAAAATTTGAATTTCGCAGCAAAACTTATAACAACCCGGTTGAGTTGGCGTTGGAAGTCATTGGCGGAAAATGGAAAATGCCGATTCTCTGGAGATTAAAAGAAAAGCCCTGGCGCTATGGCGAGCTGAAAAAAAGTCTGGGGCAGATCACGCACAAGATGCTGACCGAACAACTGCGTGAATTGGAACGGGATGGCTTAATCCATCGCGAAGTTTATCAGGTGGTACCGCCGAAAGTCGAATATTCGCTGACCCCGCAAGGCGAAACCACTGTGCCGATTATCGAAAGCTTGCGGGAGTGGGGCGCGGCAGTTAGAGATGGAAAATTAGAGGCGCTTCGAAAGATGCGAAAACCAGGATTGCGCAAGCCCACATCACGCCGTTGATTCACTCGGCTTCTTTTCCGCCGAACCTTGCAGGTTTCGTCGGCAACGGCATCACTGCGACGCCAACGTTTTTCGATTTCGGAGGCAAAATAATCAACAAGGAAGTTCTTTTTGGGTCTGCTGCGAGCATCTCTGGAACTTTACCGCAAGAAAACAAGGTAAGACGGCGCGGAGTTGGATGCTCTCGATCTGGTTGCCCCTGATTTTATTCCAAAGAACATGGCGGTCTGTGCCGGTCGTTGCCCTGCTTTTTGTCATCGCCGGTTATTTCATTCTGCGAATGAAAACGAATTGAAATTTCGCGACGCGCTGAGTTTTTAGTCGGTGCTATAGTTGTAAATGCTCCGGCTGCCGATCTTCAAACATTCATGGCCAATCCTTTACCGGCTTGGCCTTTTTATTTGGCTTTTCCAACTTTTCGCCAACAACTTTTCCCTTGACATGCAAGTGTCAATCCATTATTTTCAAGTGCGGGCATTACGCGCGCTGATTGAACTGACCAGGTCAAATTAATCAAAGCAAAACAATTTTCCAGTTTGAGGAAGTGAATCACAACGACCTTTCTGCCTTGCTGCAATTGCTCGTTGTTCCCGGCATCGGGCCGGCGCGCGTGCGGGCTTTGGTGGGCCATTTTCACTCGACCGAGGCGGTTTTATCCGCGCCGGTTCATGCCCTGAGCCGCGTCGAAGGCATCGAGCAGACGTTGGCGGAAAATATTCACCAAGCCAACAATGCGGCGATTGCGCAACAGCAGATTACATTGGCGGAACGGCATGGATGCCGCTTGCTGACGTTTTGGGATGCGGACTTTCCAACGATCTTAAAAAAAATTTACGATCCGCCGGTTCTGTTGTTTGTGAAGGGTGATTTGCGCGCGAATGACAAGTCGGCCATCGCGATTGTCGGAACGCGGGCGCCGACCGAGTATGGTAAATTGGCGGCGGAGCGGTTGACCGCGGCGTTCGCTTCGCGCCGGATGACGATTGTCAGCGGCCTGGCGCGCGGCATCGATACGGTGGCACATCAAACCGCCATCAAATCCGGCGGAAGAACCATCGCCGTGCTCGGCTCCGGCCTGGACATCATTTACCCGCCCGAAAATCACCGGCTGGCGCAGGAGATTGCCCAGCACGGCGCGCTGGTCTCCGAATATTTTTTCGGCACCAAACCCGACGCGGTGAATTTTCCGCGGCGCAATCGCATCATCAGCGGTCTGTCTTGCGGCGTGCTCGTCGTTGAAGCCGGCGAAGAAAGCGGCGCGCTGATTACCGCGCAAACCGCGCTCGAACAAGGCCGTGAGGTGTTCGCCGTGCCCGGCAGCATTTTCAGCCCCAAAAGCCTCGGCCCGCATCGGCTGATTCAAGACGGCGCCAAGCTGGTTATCAGCATTGATGATATTCTGGTGGAACTGCCGCAGCAACTCGATATTTTCGACCAGAGAAAAACCGCTGAACCCCCGCTCGTTAACTTGACTGAAACCGAACAAAAGGTGCTGGCGCAACTTTCACACGAGCCGATTCATATTGATTTGTTGGCGCGCCAGACGGGCCTGCCAACGGCGCAACTGCTTGCGGCTCTGCTCGAGCTTGAGTTCAAAAATGTTGTCAAACAATTGCCGGGAAAATTTTTTGTCAAACTCGCCTGAAAATTATAGAAAAAAACGTTGACTGAATCTCAGATGATTTGTATATTTATTCGTTCGCATCATTTAAGGCCTAAATGAATTTTCCGGAGAGCTAGACCTAATTGGTAAGGCGGCGGTCTTGAAAACCGCTGGGCTTATCACCCTTGGGAGTTCGAGTCTCCCGCTCTCCGCGAGTGTTTGCTCCTTGTCAAATTTCAACAAATTACAGGCATGCCTCTTGTCGAATTTCATCGTCTTCTGGATTCTGACAATGCTCTTCGAGTACGATTTGAAGTGGGGCATGGTCAAGTTCTAAAGTTTATCGTGCAACTTGAATGTCGTTTTGATGGCGATGAAGATTGGACACCTGTGGTTGGATACGATACGGCGCATGGCTTCGCTCATTGTGATAGGTTGCATCCCTATAAGGAACCCGAAAAAATTCCGATGGCAACGAGCGACGACAATGAAGCCTTGAATTTTGCAATGAGTGACTTGGCTAACAATTGGGTAGAATACCGCATGAGGTATGAAAAATGGCTGAAGCAAAAATAGATACACCAGCTAACGCCGTCGAAAAAATATTCTGCTGACCCGCGAAGTGATGCGGTATTTACGCGAGAATCCGCAGGTATTCAATGCTTTGCCGGACAAATTTGAATTGCTGATCTTGCCCGAGGATGACCCGGCGATGCGCCTTTACAATTTAACCTTACTGGACAAATTTGAAAGTGAAGGCAAGCAGATTGTGTTTGCGCGCATCAAGTCGCGCCAAGAGAAAATATCGAGCAAATTCAGACCAAGTCTATTCATTCCTGTTCCGATTGCGGCATGATGAACAAGGATGCTGCGGCATCAAATAATGGCTTGAGAGTTTTGCATCTTGTCCGGAGAGGTGCCTGAGTGGCCGAAAGGAGCCGCCTGCTAAGCGGTTGTAGTGACAAAATCGCTACCCAGGGTTCGAATCCCTGCCTCTCCGCCTGATTCAAAATTTTAAATTGAAAATTTTCAATTTAAAATTTTACCATGACGACGCTTTGTTTATGATCGCAGTTCGCTTCGCGCCCAGCCCCACCGGTTATTTGCACATCGGCGGTGCGCGCACGGCAATTTTTAACTGGCTCTTTGCAAAAAAACACGGCGGCAAGTTTTTTCTGCGCATTGAAGACACCGATCTGCAGCGCTCCGGCGAGGAGATGACGCGCGCCATTCTCGACAGCTTGAGCTGGCTGGGTCTGGATTGGGATGGCGGGCCGGTATATCAGTCGCAGCGCTTTCCGATTTATCAAAATCAAGCGCAGTGGCTGGTTCGACAAAAAAAGGCCTATCACTGTTTCTGCTCACTGGAAGAGATCAATGCGGCGCGCGAGCGCGCCAAAGCTGCGAAGCAAAACTTCAAATACGACGGCCGCTGCCGAAAACTGGGTCCGCGGGAGATCGAGCAAAATCTTGCTGCCAACAAGCCGTATGCCATCCGCTTTGCGGTGCAGCCCGGCGGCTCGACTTCGTTTAAAGATGAGATTCGCGAAGCCGTCAGTGTTGACAACGAGCTCATCGACGATTTTGTGATCTTGCGTTCGGATGGCGTGCCGACGTATCATTTGGCGGTGGTCGTCGATGATCACGAGATGGGTATTACGCATGTGATTCGTGGCGAAGATCACATCTCCAACACCCCCAAGCAAGTGCTCTTGTATAACGCCTTCGGCTGGCCGTTGCCGATCTTTGCCCACGTGCCGTTGATTCTCGGCCCCGACAAGTCGCGGCTGAGCAAGCGGCATGGCGCCACCGCCGTCGGCGAGTATGCGGTCAAAGGCTTTCTGCCGGAAGCGCTGTTCAACTTCTTGGCAGTGCTCGGCTGGTCGCCCGGCGATGATCGTGAAATACTGACCAAAGAAGAATTGATTCGGCTGTTCGACCTCTCTGGCATCTCAAAAAGCGGCGCGGTCTTCGACGAGAAAAAGCTCGAATGGATGAACGGCCGGTACATGAGCATGGCGCCGGTGGAACGGCTCGCGCCGCTGGTGGAAAAATCTTTCATCGATTCCGGCGTAGCCACCGCGGAAGAATTGCAAAACGACCGCGAGTATCTGCTGCAAGTTTTGGCGCTGCTGAAGCCCAAGGTCAAATTGATTCCGGATTTTGCCACGTTTGGCGCGTATTTTTTCCGCGATCCGGAACAATATGAAGAAGGGGGGCGTTTGAAACATTGGCAGGATCCGAAAACGCCGGAATATCTGGAAAAGCTGGCGACGCGTTTGGCGGCATTGCGTGAATTTTCACCGCAGAAAGCCGAAGAGGCGCTGCGGCAGCTGGCAGGCGAAATGGGCCTTGCCGCTTCAAAGCTTATTCATCCGGCGCGTTTGGCGATCAGCGGTTTCGGCATCGGCCCCGGCCTTTTTGAAATGATGGCGCTGCTCGGCCAGGATCGTGTCGTGCGCCGTTTGCAGAAAGCCGTTAAATTGCTCCAAGCAAACTGAGCGCGCAAGATGAAAATGGCAAGGGCAACAAATCAAATTGCTTTTGCCATTTGCCTGGGGTGTCGTCCAACGGCAGGACTCCAGACTCTGGATCTGGCTATCTAGGTTCGAATCCTGGCACCCCAGCAAGTAAAAAAGAGCAAAAGATAAAGCAAAAAAGATTTTTGGCGCATTCGTCTAGTGGTCAGGACGCTGGCCTCTCACGTCGGTAACACGGGTTCGAATCCCGTATGCGCCACTTTCGAGGATGGAGAATTGGAGAGTGATGATAGAACAAGCAATTCGATTTTTTTATCTTCAATTCTCGATTCCAGCGAAATCGAAAACAGCTCAAATTAAGGTTTGACTTTTTCGGAAAATTTATCTATTTTGTTTTTAACACGCGCCCGTAGCTCAACTGGATAGAGCGCTTGGCTACGGACCAAGAGGCTGAGGGTTCAAGTCCTTCCGGGCGTACTCATGAAAGCGGCGGGATTCCGGCCTGCACTTGAAATTTAAAAAGAATCGGGATTTTGGCCGCTTTAATTTATGCCGGGGCAATCAACATGACGCACGATCATTGGATGCAATTCGCCCTGCAAGAGGCGGAAAAGGCGCTGGCCAAGGGCGAGGTGCCGATCGGCGCAGTCGTGGTGATGGAAAATCGAATTATCGGGCGGGGACACAATCTCGTCGAAACGCTGCAAGATGCCACCGCGCATGCTGAAATGCTGGCGCTGACCGCCGCTGAGGGCACGCAGGCAAGCTGGCGGCTTGAGGGCGCAACGCTCTACGTGACAGTCGAGCCGTGCCCAATGTGCAGCGGCGCGGTGTTGCTGTCAAGAATTTCAACGCTCGTCTACGGAACCGAAGATGCACGTTTCGGCGCCTGTGGGTCGGCCAGCAATGTCATCGGCAAAAATCCGTTTGGCCCGGCGGTGGAATTGGTTGTCGGCGTCAAACGGAATGAATGCCAGGCGTTGTTGCAAGAGTTCTTTAGAACAGTGCGTCAAAAATAATTGCGTTTTATATTTTTACGTTTTATTTCCGGGGCAGTAGCTCAGCTGGGAGAGCGCCACGTTCGCAACGTGGAGGCCGGCGGTTCGATCCCGCTCTGCTCCACCATTCGATCTCGGATTTATCATTGGAGATTGCGGATTCAAAATTTATAAGTTCGCAAGAACGCCAAGTATCTGAAAATTTGGATGGTTGCTTTCTTTGGCCCGCTAGAGCATACCAACTCAATCCAGGAATTCCGCAATCCGAAATCCCCAATCCGCATTCCGGAGAGGTGGCTGAGTGGTCGAAAGCGGCGGTCTCGAAAACCGTTATCGGGATTAAACTCTCGATCGGGGGTTCGAATCCCCCCCTCTCCGCAGGCATAACGGCCATATGAAGTGGCCTTTTTTGTTTGATTGGGGATTTATGATTGCGGCTTGCAGAAAGCGAGTTTTATTCTGCCTTCCGCAATCCGAAATCCCCATTCTGCATTGAGGAGAGGTGTCCGAGAGGCCGAAGGAACGCGACTGGAAATCGCGTGTAGGGCCAAAAGTTCTACCGTGGGTTCGAATCCCACCCTCTCCGCTAGTCTCTAACAAGTAAAATGTGTGCAAAAAAGCAAAGACTTTTGGCTCACAGAATTGGAACTCTCACAGAAAAAAATCACTTCAGTGAGAGTTCCATTTCTGTGAGCAAGTAAATCTTTTTGGTTGCGGCTTGTCCGCGTTGGGGTTATATGCCAGCAATTTCTTTTTCAATTCATGATTTGTGAAACGGCTCCGACAGGGTGTCTAAGCTCGTGAAGATGGTCTTCGACAAATACCCCACGCCACACCGCGATCGACGCCCAAGTAATCATGAATCAGCGCTTCACGCATTCCTGCCATACGCCGGCACCGCACAGAAGAAGGCGCCGGCCGAATTTCACTGGAAAGATGCTTCGTCGCCTCGCCAATAATTTCAGATTGCGAAGCCGCGCAGTGGGGTTCATTCGATTTTGCAAGATCACCTCTTGACTTCCCGTCTTACCACCTTCGAACTGCCTGACACCATCCACAATTGAAAGCAGGTGAATTCAATTCACCTCTATGCCAAAAAGCTGCACGGCAAAAGCATTGGCTGCAAGTTTTTTCTTTCTTCATTTTTGCTGATCCGCAGGTACTTACCTTTCATTTGGCAGATTAACCCAAGCAGGAGGATGTAATGTTAGGCAAAAAAGAAGTCGTGGAAACCGACCGGTCCGGCGAGCTGAACACCGTCATTGGCAAGGGTTCGGTCATCGAAGGGCTGCTCACTGTGCAAAGCAGTTTGCGCGTTGATGGCCGGGTTCAAGGCCAGGTGCAGGCCAGCGATTCGCTCGTCGTCGGCAAGGATGGCGAAATCGATGGTGAAATCAAAGCGCGCAATGCCATCATCGGCGGCCGGGTCAAAAATCGCATCCTGGCCACCGGCAAAGTCGTGCTCGAGGCGCACGCCGTCGTGCACGGCGAAGTCAAAACCAGCAAGCTGGTGATCGACGAAGGGGCAATTTTTGACGGCAATTGCGCGATGAGCGAAAACGGCCGGCCTTTGACGCTGGCGGACAACGCCAAGCCCGATGAGCGCGGCCGCGTTTTTGATTTCCGGCCTCGACAGGAAGTTGCGGCTGGACGCTGATGGGGTGATTCGCTGAGTGTGGGCGCAGCAATAAGGCTGTGAACGCAACCGGATCGGATTTTCACAAAGGCTCGACTCCAAAGTCGAGCCTTTTTATTTACTTGACATTCTGGCGGCATTTTTTTAAGATGAAAAGGAACACTTGAACAGGAGAGAGGTATGCCACACTATCATGCATCACGAGTTAAAATAATCGGCGGCATGTTATTGCTGCTCGCAGGTCTCGCTTGTCAGTCACCCCAAACTCAGCCGCTTGATCTCGGCGTGGTCACTTTGCAAGCCGATGCCGGATGGCAAACGACCGCACCGACTTCGATGATGCGAAAAGCGCAATTCACCTTGCCGCGCGCCGCCGGCGACAGTGAGGATGCGGAATTGGTCGTTTTTTATTTCGGTGCGGATCAGGGCGGTTCGGTCGAAGCCAATCTGAACCGATGGTACACACAATTTTCTCAGCCCGATGGCAGCGCCTCGTCGGAGAAAGCCACGGTCACGCGCGAAGTGGTGGATGAAATGAATTTGACCACCGTCGATCTCAGCGGCACATACGTCGCGCCGGTCATGCCTGGAAATGACGAACAATACAACAAGCCGAATTTTCGCATGCTGGCGGCGGTGCTTGAAACTGCACAGGGGCCATATTTTTTCAAGCTTGTCGGG encodes the following:
- a CDS encoding type 1 glutamine amidotransferase domain-containing protein, with the translated sequence MSANINVVDSNKPKKVLMVAANPSISKQTGWPIGFWAAELTHPYFEFTEHGYQVEIVSPKGGKLELDGFSDPRHESGYAAHDLVSWGFLSSPKHAALLENTKSLAQVKIADYDALFLAGGQSPMYTFIDDAKLHQFVADFYEAGKVVAVVCHATCVLLKAKLSDGKLLVDGKTWTGFANSEEQFADSFVGKRIQPFWIEDEAKKLPNTNFITGGMFKPFAVRDGRLITGQQQYSGAAAAKLVIEALGV
- a CDS encoding DUF86 domain-containing protein; this translates as MRPAPSSVRCRRMAGMREALIHDYLGVDRGVAWGICRRPSSRA
- a CDS encoding NAD(P)-binding domain-containing protein — its product is MKIAIIGAGNVGRALASGWARAGHEVILGVRKLEDVEIKALVAANKNIGAKSVSESAKDADVILSSVPVAAINDVAKSLGEIKNKIIIDATNSVFQKPEPYAHGVEAFKALTKCEDVVKCFNSTGFENMANPKYGDIGIDMFVAGSSQRGKAIAQQLAKDLGFAECYDFGGDDKIALLEQFALAWINLAIMQKHGRGMAFKILKR
- a CDS encoding helix-turn-helix transcriptional regulator, giving the protein MPKFEFRSKTYNNPVELALEVIGGKWKMPILWRLKEKPWRYGELKKSLGQITHKMLTEQLRELERDGLIHREVYQVVPPKVEYSLTPQGETTVPIIESLREWGAAVRDGKLEALRKMRKPGLRKPTSRR
- a CDS encoding polymer-forming cytoskeletal protein gives rise to the protein MLGKKEVVETDRSGELNTVIGKGSVIEGLLTVQSSLRVDGRVQGQVQASDSLVVGKDGEIDGEIKARNAIIGGRVKNRILATGKVVLEAHAVVHGEVKTSKLVIDEGAIFDGNCAMSENGRPLTLADNAKPDERGRVFDFRPRQEVAAGR
- the tadA gene encoding tRNA adenosine(34) deaminase TadA — its product is MAALIYAGAINMTHDHWMQFALQEAEKALAKGEVPIGAVVVMENRIIGRGHNLVETLQDATAHAEMLALTAAEGTQASWRLEGATLYVTVEPCPMCSGAVLLSRISTLVYGTEDARFGACGSASNVIGKNPFGPAVELVVGVKRNECQALLQEFFRTVRQK
- the dprA gene encoding DNA-processing protein DprA; its protein translation is MNHNDLSALLQLLVVPGIGPARVRALVGHFHSTEAVLSAPVHALSRVEGIEQTLAENIHQANNAAIAQQQITLAERHGCRLLTFWDADFPTILKKIYDPPVLLFVKGDLRANDKSAIAIVGTRAPTEYGKLAAERLTAAFASRRMTIVSGLARGIDTVAHQTAIKSGGRTIAVLGSGLDIIYPPENHRLAQEIAQHGALVSEYFFGTKPDAVNFPRRNRIISGLSCGVLVVEAGEESGALITAQTALEQGREVFAVPGSIFSPKSLGPHRLIQDGAKLVISIDDILVELPQQLDIFDQRKTAEPPLVNLTETEQKVLAQLSHEPIHIDLLARQTGLPTAQLLAALLELEFKNVVKQLPGKFFVKLA
- the gltX gene encoding glutamate--tRNA ligase, whose translation is MIAVRFAPSPTGYLHIGGARTAIFNWLFAKKHGGKFFLRIEDTDLQRSGEEMTRAILDSLSWLGLDWDGGPVYQSQRFPIYQNQAQWLVRQKKAYHCFCSLEEINAARERAKAAKQNFKYDGRCRKLGPREIEQNLAANKPYAIRFAVQPGGSTSFKDEIREAVSVDNELIDDFVILRSDGVPTYHLAVVVDDHEMGITHVIRGEDHISNTPKQVLLYNAFGWPLPIFAHVPLILGPDKSRLSKRHGATAVGEYAVKGFLPEALFNFLAVLGWSPGDDREILTKEELIRLFDLSGISKSGAVFDEKKLEWMNGRYMSMAPVERLAPLVEKSFIDSGVATAEELQNDREYLLQVLALLKPKVKLIPDFATFGAYFFRDPEQYEEGGRLKHWQDPKTPEYLEKLATRLAALREFSPQKAEEALRQLAGEMGLAASKLIHPARLAISGFGIGPGLFEMMALLGQDRVVRRLQKAVKLLQAN